The following is a genomic window from uncultured Methanobrevibacter sp..
AATCATCTGAATTGACGCCCATTTCAATTAACTTTTCACCTATTTTATTTGCCACATAAGCGGATTCGGCATAACTGTAAGCTCTATCCTCCATGGATATAAGCTTATTGTTTGGATTTTTCGCCAGATTATCATTGAATGCATCTAAAACATCCCCGTATTCCAGATTATGCTCTGTCTGATTATATAAATCCAATAGTTCAATATCATCTTCAGAGGTATAGTTTATGTCTTTTAACTCTTTAACATCAGTTATTTCATGCAATATTAACTTGAATGATTCAACAAAATGTTTGACGAAACTTTCTGAGTATAACTCTGAATATAAAAGCCTTACAGTGAATCTGTTGTCATTGTTAAAAATGAAAAATGATAAATCAGCAACCAAATCGTGGTCCAGCTCAGAAATGTTATAATTATAATCATTATTGATTACGTTGCTGAAAAGATTATGGGAGTACTGGAAGAATATATTTGAATTTAAATCATATTCCTTGGCTAAAACACGGAAAGGATACAAATCATACTTCATTACAGAATTAATTAAACCTGATGAATATCTGAAAAATGAATCAGTGTCCTGATTTCTGCAGTCCATAAGAACAGGCAGTGTTTTAACAAACATTCCTACAGACTCGGACAGGTCAATATGGCCTCTGCCGTCCTCAACAAGATTGAAGAGAACTTTTTCAGAGCCTGCAAATCTGGATAACGTGTATGCAAAGACACTGGCGAAAAACTGATTGTATGTTAGTGAGTGATTTTGCATAAACTCTTTTAAGGATTCCACATCAATATCAAAAGTGTCAATAAATTCGGACTCGCTTTTTTCAGTTTTCTTTGAAGGCAGCAGTTCATAAACTTCATCTCTATCTGCCAGCATTTCGTCAAAGAATTTCTGAGCATTGTCCATATAGATTAAATCTAAGGATTCTTCAAATGATGTTTGTCTTAAAATTCCATTATCGGTGTTGAATTCATCGCCGTTTAAAAAGGATGTAAACTTGTCTAAAAGAACATTCAGTGAAGTACCGTCAAAAATCAAATGATGAAAATCAGCGCATAATATGACGGATTCGTTATCTTCTACAATTAAAAATCGGGATAGTGTTTTGTCAGTATCAAACGCTTTTACAAAAGAATCCATATCCTTTATAGATCCTTTTCTAATCTCGGGATTTGCATCAAATGCCAAGGATAAAACGTCTCTATTTACAACACGGGCTTTCAAAACAGGAAACGCTTCAAATAATTTTATTAATGCATTTTTAATTTCACCGGCGGAATATCTGTTTTTGAAAGCTATTTTAAACGGATTGTTATATGCCGTACCCATAGAGTTAATGTTTTCATCAAGATAAACGTTTAACTGTGATTCAGACAGCGGACATGACTCATCAAAGGAATATTTGTCTTCATCATAAGATGTGTGAACACCTAAATTGAATTTAATGTTATCTGAAATCTCCTGAGGTGTGGAAAGTGCAATCAGTTCATTTGAAGAGAAATGAATGGCGAATTTTTCTTTCAATAACAGCTGCAGTTTCATTGCAGATAATGAATTTCCTCCCATGGAAACAAAATCATCGTCAATTAAAACATAATCAGCATTTAAAACTTCCTTAAAAGCGTCAACTACAGATGCGAGAATTTCATCTGCAATTTCTATATCCTCATGATTTAAAACTGTTTTTAATGCAGATTTATCAATTTTTCCGTTGAGATTTAAAGGAATTTTGTCTAATTTAATAAAAAGAGACGGAAGCATATAGTAAGGCAGTTCATTTTTAAGTTCCTCTTTCAGCTTTTCGATATCAAAATCATCTTCTGAGGTATAATATGCGATTAAATTATCCTTTTCCACATCAATATAAACGTCGGTAATTTCATCAAAGTTATCTATAACATTTAATATTTCACCATATTCAATACGAAAACCTCTAACGGACAGCTGGTCATCTTCACGGCCTATAATTTCAATTTCACCGTCAAAGTTATAAAATCCGATATCTCCTGTACGATACATTATTTCATTGTCTTTGCATGTGGAATAGGGGTTGGCTACAAAAACCTCTTTGGTCATCTCAGGATCATTTACATATCCCGGACTTATATATTTGCTTGAAACGCATATTTCACCCGGAACTCCAATTGGCATCTGCCTATTGTTTTTATCAAGAATATAAACCCAGGTATTGCTTACCGGCCGGCCAATCGGCACTCTGTCCGGTTTAATATCATTCAGATTATAGACTTTTGTAACACCAAAAACAATTTCGGTAGTTCCGTAAAAGTTAATTATCTGTGTGTGGGTATCTTTTTTAGTCAGTTCATTTAATTTTGCACCTGCAAAAACAAGATAATCCAGATTTATATCCTCATTTTCAAAAATAGGAATGCCTACACTTGGCGGTAAAAATATATTGTTCATATGAGTTTCTTTAAGGGTTTTTACCAGAGCTAAGCTGTCTTTCTGTTCTTTTTCATTGAATATTCTGCAGCATCCGCCCATGAAAAATGTTACGTAAACCAGGCATGATGCAATAAAACTGAAACTGAGATAACAGCCTGAAACATCACCATATGAGAAATTAAAGGTGTTTTTAAATGAAACGCATAATCCCGGATACTGACTGTTTTTAATCATTACTCCTTTGGGAATGCCTGTAGTTCCTGATGTAAATGCGATGAAAAACAAGTCTTCTGCGTCACATGTGATTTTTAAATCAACATCATCATCGTCATTTAACTCTTCAATGCAGATTGTATCTATTTTAAAATCATACAAATCCTTAAATTCTTCAGTGGTAATGATATAATCTGCATCGGCAATTTCAAGCATATGTTTTATGCGTTTGAGTGGATATATAGGGTCGACTGGAATAAATGCCGCTCCAATTTTATTTAAGGATATGGCAAGTTGCGGAAAGTGATAATTGCGGGGAAGAATTAAAGCAACACGGCTTCCCTTGCAAATATTGTAGTTTTCTTTTAAATCATATGCAATGGAATTGGTGGATTTTTCAAGCTCTCCGTAAGAAATTTGAGTGTCACCGTCATCTACAGCCATGGCTTCGGGATTGTTCAGTGCATGTTTTCGAAAGATTACTGAGAAAAAATCTTCATCATTGACATCAGCAGTCATTCCCCTGCAGTAATCTGAAAGCAGTGTTTTTTCTTCATCTGAGAGAACATCAATCTCAGATAATGGCTTATCATGTGAATTTAAAACTTCATTGATCAGTGATTCAATATTTTTTACCATATGCTCGATGTAAATGTCTGAAAAGAGATCAGCGTTATAAACGAGTTTAATGGAATTTTCATAAATGTTCAATGTTAAAGCTGAACCGTCGCCGTTGTAAACTTCAATATTTTCATTAAAATTGCTGAAGTCATAAACAGAATAGTAGACATCTTCATCCAGATAATTGTCCGTATTAACTTTAGTGTGACTTAAAGCATTGTTAAAAGACAAATTGAATTCATCTAGAAGCTCATCGAAGGAAAACTCATTGTCTGTGTGTATTTTCAATATGATATTTTTATCAAATATGTCTGAGCCGGATTTGCTGCGGGGATTGACAGTTTTAATAAAACATCCTTCAAGTCTGTCCACGTAAGAGAGATACAGTGAAAATATGCTTGCGTAAAAATCAAATACCGAACATTCATGACTGTCAGTATAAGAAATTACTGAATCTTCTGGGATAGTGATAATCCTGCTTTTATAATTGCTTTTGTTTAATTTGTAGAATTTAAGATAACTGCTTGAATCAGTAATCTGCTTCTGCCAGTAATGTGAATCATTATCAAAATCAGGGGAATTTAAATAATCATTAATAGAACTATAATAGGAATTCAAATCATTGTATTTGTGAGATTTATTCTGTTTATAAAATAACTGATAAAAATCATTTATTGATGTATAGTCAAATATTAATGATGAAATATTTGCTAAAAGTGTTAATTTTTTATTATTTTTTAAAACCAGGAACTTATAGAGAGGAATATCGATAACATTGTAAAATGCAGAACTGAAAAATGAAGATTTAATATTTTCAACTGCTTTATTTTCCAAACCGGAAACGTCAGTTATCTCATAATCAATTTCCTCATCACTATTATATGCATTAAAATTTTCATCAAATTTCCAGTTTAAAAAACTTTTAGAACTTTTTAAAACATCGTCAAGTGAAGAAAATTCATATTCATCAAAATTTAATAAAAATTTAATATCACAATATTCCATTAAAAATTCCCCACTAATAACAAACGATTTTTTGAATAATAAATATTTTAAATTTTACAATACTTATAAAAAAGTATTGCAATGCTATAAACTGTTCATATTTATATAAAATCATATATTTATAATCATTCATGAAACTTAATTTTTACATTATTCTAGGGTTTTTCATAGTGAGGTTTAAAAAATTTCTTCAGGTAAATTTTACTTGTAAAACAGGTCAAAAACCATAATGTTTATATAGTAGTAAAATCATAATATTAAGTAGACGACAAAAATTTAAGATATAATTTAACCACGCCATTAATATTGATGTAACTTGACTCTATACGAAATCTTTCTAAAAATATTGAAGGAGTTGATAATAATGCCACAAGTGAAAAAAACTACTGCACGGAGCGTAGTATTCTTTTAAACTCATCCGGTTGTTCACCAAACAGCCTGCCAAAATTTTAGTACTCAGCCGTAAAGCTAAAAATAACTGTCATCATTTAGAGGAAAAAATATGGAAATTAGAAGAGATAATAATATTGATGTAAGAAAAACCGTCACTAAAGCCGTAAACAACGATATGGAGTTTCATTTCTTTGTAGATGAACTCACTGAAAACAACTACATGCCAACTTATGCAGGATTTGCTGATGAAAAATACACATTTGATGAAATTAACGATGAATTCTTTGATTTTATCAACCGGAAAATCGCAGAAAACGGAGTGTATTTAAGAATCTGCTATCTTACAGGTGAAATTTCAGGAGATGAAGCCCTATTTCAAATTGAAATTGCAGGTAAGTCTTTAACTTATAAAACATCTGATGTGGATGAGGTTCAGGTAGTTGAAATGGCAGACTACGGTATAAAAATCACTGATTCAGAAATCATCCTTGGCACAACCGTTGACGGAGGATGCGGTCAGACTCCATACTTTGCTGAATTCGGATCCAAAAAAGGCAATGAAACCTATCTGTCAGTGGACAATCCATTAAATAAGTTTATAATCACTCTGATTAATGAATTTCTTGATAATTTTTAAAACAGGAGGTGGTAACGTTCATTTTTAAATTTTAATTTTTAAATGACTGTTAAAATTTTTTAAGTTAATCATCGAGGTTTAAATGAGTTTGGATTTAGTTAAATACACAGAAGAGATTGTTGAGTTTATCAATGCAGAGACATTAAAAGCTATTGATTGGGGAATCCTTGATTTAAGTCATGTAAAAAACATGGAACTTAAACGTGTGCTCCTTTTTGTTGAAGAGGCTTTGACAATGGAGCTTGAGAAAAACTACCTTGAAAATGACACAGGCATTTTTCGGGTAAGTCTTAAAGAAAACCTGTGGGTATATGAGGACAGCGAAGGAGTAATCGAATCCGATTGTCTTTTAAAGCTGAAAAAAGAGGTTATTAAAGAGAATAAAATCTGGTATGTATTTGACGAACTTTCATATGAAATAATAGGAGGTAAATGTGTTAAACGTTAGGGAATTGGTAAAATATGTATTTTTGGTAGGATATCTTTTGGTTTGCATTGTATTTGCAAACACTTTAATGTGAGGTGTATTGTATGGTTAGTTGCCCAAATTGTGAAGAAAAGTCAAGAGACACTTTTAAATATTGCAGGAAATGCGGATCTGCGCTCAATGGAGAAGTTGTTGGAGATTTCAAAACAGACATGCTTAATGTATTCAGGCATGATGACGGATATATTTACGTCTTTGCCGTTAAAGGAAATCAGGAAGTCATAAAAGCCGATACTTTAGAGGAGCTTGAAGAGAAAGTCCGTGATAAGAAATATCCGTGGGAGTTTAGAGACTGGAAAAACAGCATCACACATTCAAAGCCGGAAACCCATCCGTCTCCCAAGTTCACCACCAGCTTTCTTAAGGCAAGCAGCTTAAAGGAGCCTGAAATCATTCCAACATCATCAACAAGGCAAAACGTCCAGAAGGATGATGATGAAAGTTATGTTCCGGATTATGAAGTTTCACGTGTTGTTGAAACTTCAACTGACTTTTCCAATGTCAAAGCCAAAAGAAATCCCAACAGGGACTCAACAATTGCAGAAAGTGAAATATCAACCGAGTTCGGCATTAGGGGAGTATTCAGACACGACGGAAAATGGGCGTTTCGAACCGATGAAACCTCATATGCAATCCATGACGATACCCTTAAAGGCCTTAAATTAAAAGTTGAATCCAAAGGCTATGGCTGGCAGATTACAGACAGTGACCTTGCTGATGCATACTTTGATGAAGAAAAGCTAAAATCCAGGTTGAATGATGAGAGAATCCTTAAGGAACGAGAAGAAAACGAGGAATTCTGGCAGGAAAAACAGAAACTGGTTAAGGAGTTTTCCAAAAAAAGACAGGAGGAAATCGAAAAGAAACTGACCGATAAGAACATGGACAATATGCTTAGATAATCACTCTGACATCCGTTGGCTGCAAGTTTTTTTTTAGTTTTTTCATTTTCACTTAGCTTATTTTTCTTGCAGCCGGCAGTAATATTAATTCAACAAAATCTTTTTATCTATTTTTGATTAATATATTTATGATGAATCCGCTTAACATTCCCGATGATTATCTGATTTCAGATAACGAAGACAAAATAACATATAGCTTTAATCTGACAATAGTGACTGGTGAAGATAAGGTTAAATTCTGCATTAATGACTGCGAAACTTCTTTTATGAATCCTGATGACAGATTTATCCGTCGTATTCAATTTGAAAATCTCAATTTCTGCTTTCTGGCACAACACATTGAACATGAAATCAGAATCAAAAACATTTTAGATGATGCAGTAAGCTATTTGGGTCATGAAAAATACTCAAAGGCCATAGCTCTTCTCGATGATGTAATATACTATGATTCAGATTATGCTGAGGCAATACTGTATAAATCAAAGGCATTCTATGGTCAGGGACATTTTGTAAAATCCCTCAGGCACTATAAAAAAGCCGTTAAAGCAGACGGATCTCTAAAAGACATTGAATATCACAAACTGCTTTTGAAAAAGTCTTCACAGGAAAGGGACAATTTCCCGAAAATCAAAAGAAATATCTATGCGGGAGATGAGTATTTTGCAAAAGGAGAGTTTAAAAAAGCATTGGAGTCCTATGACAAGGCACTGGTCAATCCGACCAAATTCAAGGATAAGATTCTCTCAAAATTGTTGAATAAAAAGGCAACTGCTCTTCTAAAACTGGAAAAACGTGAAGATGCACTTGAGTGCTTTAAGAGGTCTTTTAAAATAAACAGAAATGACTATGCCAACTTTAACATCGGCATTTTGGAATATGAACTGAATGGATGTGTACCTGATGAGTTCAAAAAGCCATTGAAAATATCAAAAAGCCAGCTGATTAAAAAGGCATCTGTCCTCAATCAGGCCGGTGAATTCAGTCTTGCTTTAACATGCCTTGATGAGTATTTTGAAAATCAGTTTTTTGTGGATGAGATATATATCAAAGCATTGAAATTGAGATTATCTCTTCTAAAAGCTTTAGAAATGGATACTGATGATTGTGAACGGTTAATTTTTTCTTTAAATAAATATTTTAATAGATGATTGTCATTTTTTAAGTTTAAAAATTATGTCTTGATTCTACATATTATGGATTTGTTGCAGGTTCAATTCATGACCTGACTCTATAGTTGACAACTTTTCAAAATATGATTAACTTGATATGGATTTCCATAATCAATTTCTAATTTTTTTAATATCAATCAGCTATATTCATTTAAGGACTAATAATTTCTATAAAAAATATATTGTATACACTTTTAATCAATCATATCTTCAATTATTCGAAGGCTTAAATCAATCAGGATTTCTTATTGATTGGTGTAATTGTTATTAAGATGACAGTACAGATATATGAACAGGTGAGAAAATGGATGAATCAGAATTGGAAAAGCTAAAAAAGGAATCTGAAGTGGACAATTCACGTCTTGAGGAGATAATGACTCGTGAGATAACACCTGAAATGCAGATGGAATTTTTTGAAGTACTTAAGGAGTCCCGACTTTTCATGCCTGTGACCTTCAGCGAAAACATCTTCAAAGGCATTGAAAATGCAAAGGAAGGGGATGTTATTGAAAGTAACGGATCTGCAGGCTTTGACATCAACTATCTGACAGACAATGATGGAAACAGGGCTGTGCCTCTTTTTACAAGCAGCGAAAAAATAGAGGAAACTGGAATCAGAAGCTCAGTATATGTGCTGTACATGTCTGATCTGGCAGAAATGCTAAAACAGACTGACAGATACACTACAGTTGCCATAAATCCCCTGACAGACCATGACATCTTCATTCCTATTGAAGGATTTCTCTCAATATTTCATGAGATTTCCGAAGATGAGGAAAAATTCATGAAATCAATCAGTGAGCTTCTTGAGGTTCTTGAAAAACATTCCGTAGAACTTGAGGAAAACTCAACACTTATACTTAGAAATGATGAGAATCTGATGGTTGAAAATGCAGAAGATGGAGTTTTCACTGCAAGAGTGCCGTTCTATGCAAGCAGCAATCCGAAATATCGTGAGGATTTGAAATATACAAATATTCTTCTCATGCCAAAATCCAAAAAAATCCTGCCGCTGGGACCTGACCGTGAACTGGACATAGTTATAGCTCCAGGAACACAGTTTAAGCTTGAAGACCAGCTTGATGAGTTTACAAGCCTATGGATGTGCGGTGACCAGCCATTTTATAATGACTGATTTTTTTTACTTTTTTTTATTTTTCTTGTTAAAAATTATACGAACAGTTCTATTTTTCACTAAGATTAAATACTATTAAAGATATACTAAAATTATAATAGTTATATTGTTCAATTTAGGGGAGGTGAACAATTTGATTAGTGAAGACAATGGAGCTGCTAGAACAATACTGATTGTTGAAGATGAATCCATCATTGCTTTAAACCTTAAGTATGATCTTGAGGATTTGGGATATGATGTTATCGGCGTTGTTGATACTGGTGATGATGCAATCGATAATGCAGTTGAATTCCGTCCTGATTTGACTATTATGGACATAAATCTTAAGGGAGATATTAACGGTATTCAGGCAGCCAAAAAGATTCTTGCACTGGACCTTGCAGTCATTTATCTGACTGCAAACACAGATGATATCACGTTCAATGAATCGTTGTCGACGTCTCCGGCATCTTCATTCATTCCAAAGCCGTATGACATAAACACGTTATCAAAAAATGTTGCTCTGGCTATAAACAGACAGTCTGTTGAATCAGAAAAGGTAAATGAAGCAAGAGGAATAGCCAAGGACAAGGATGCTCCTAAAGAGGAAACACTTCAGCTTGAAGGTGGTGAAAGTGAACTTCTGGAGTCCGGGGATGAAAAAACAGATTATCAAAATTATCTTCGCTACGCTGATTTGCAAAAGAAGGCAAAAGAGGAGTATCAGCTATCAGACAATGCAATAAGACACTACAAATCAAAAGATCCTGATTCAAAGGAAAAAATCATAGTGGTTGAAGACGAGGCAATCACTGCCATGAACCTTAAGTATGATCTTGAGGATATGGGTTATGAGGTTCTTGACACAATTGATACCGGTTCTGAAGCAATCGAAAAGGCAGAGGAACTCTATCCTGATTTGGTTTTGATGGATATTCAGCTTAAGGGAGATATTGACGGTATTGAAGCTGCCAAGGAAATAAGTGAAATGGGTATTCCTGTTGTATTTCTGACTGCAAACACTGATGATGACACATCATTCAAGGCACTTAAAACCGCTCCTTACGGATATATTCCAAAGCCATATTCGCTCCAGCAGCTTGAAATGACAGTTGCAGTAGCATTGAGAAAGCATGAGGAAGACATAAAGACAATAATCAAAACAGAAGACAAGGTTTCAGAAAAAAACAAGGAACTCATAATTGAAAAGACAGATGTGGCCATAATAGTCGGTATCAGCATAATTCTCATTGTTGAAAGCCTTATCATGAGAAACGTCACATGGCTTCAGTGGATTTTATTCATCCCGTCAGCAATCATGATATTTTTGGCATTGGTCAGTCTCAAAAAGCAGGATCCTGTCAAGGAATGGGACGTTCCTCCATTCGTTACACTTATTGTTCCTGCACACAATGAAGAGCACACAATTGCCGAAACTGCAACCAGCCTTGCATCAATTGACTATTACTACAACGGAGAGGTCAACTTCGAGCTCATCGTATGTAACGACGGGTCTGAAGACAGAACAGGTGAAGTGCTTGAGGGGCTGAAGGACAAGTTTCCTCATCTAAAAATCATTACCCGTGTGCCTCCACGTTCCGGAAAGGGTAAAGGTTTTGTTTTAAATGATGCTCTTGAAATATCCAAAGGTGATGTTGTAGCAGTATTTGACGCAGATGCAAAGGTTGAGCCTGATTTTTTAAATATCATCATACCTTACCTTAACGATCCTGAAGTTCAGGGAGTGCAGGCACGTATCAAAATGTATAATAAGGATGAAAACTGGCTTACCTACATGCAGCATGTGGAACTGGCCGGTTTCGGAAACATCGTCCGTGCAAAGGATATACTGGGCAAGGCCGGATTTTTAGGAGGAAACGGTCAGCTGGTTAAAAAGGAAGCTATCTACGGCGGTGGAGGCTGGGACGGTTTTGCAATTACAGAAGATTTGAATTTAAGCGTAAAACTAATGATAGAAGGTTATGCAATCAGGTACTGCGGTGAAACATGGGTTTACCAGGAAGCGGTTCCTACATGGAGACAGCTTTTCCGTCAGCGAGCCAGATGGGCTATCGGAAACTTTGAAACTCTATTTATTTACGGAATTAAAATCATACGCTCTCCGATGCCAGTATTCAGAATGTTCGGAGTTTTAGAACACGTTGCATTCTACGGTCTTAACATGCTTGTGTTTTTCGGATTTATCGTATTTGCAGTCAATCTTATCGGATGGTTCCTTCTCCATAATGTGACAATAATAAGAATGGATGCTCCTTTAATTATCGGAATTCTTTCAGCATTCGGATTTTTCCCTGGAGCTGTTATCACCTTGAGCCGTGACAGGGTAGGGTTTTTCAAGCTGATTTATGGAGTTGTAGGATACTGGCTTTACTGTTTCCATTTAATTCCATTGTTTTTCATAACATCCTATCAGATGCTTACAAGAAAGGAAAGAACCTGGGCAAAAACAGTCCACACAGGTGATGATGAAGTTGAAGACGCAGTCGGTGAAGACATTCCAGTCGGTGAAATAGGAGAAAGCGAGGCGTTAAGATGAATAAAAGAGAAAGGTTAGCTTATATTATACTGATAATTGCGCTTCTGGCAGTTGTGGTTAATTTAGGTTCCATCAACAGTTTTTTAAGTTTCCAGACAGACAAAACTCTTCAGTTTCATGATTCAATCTATGTGGTTCCGGACCACTGGAATACAACTGATGAGCTGAACATGACCGGCAAAAGCGGAAATGCAATGACAAACGGCTATGTAATATTTGATGCCTGGGATGACTGGCCTGAAGACCATATGGGTCCCCAGTCAAAGGCCCGGCTGGCATCGATGGAAGACGGAGGATATAAAACCGTAAAAAGCGAAGTAATCAAGCTCGGTGGAAAGAATGTTACAAGAGAGTACTATTCAAACCCTTCCAGGGATACAAACACTACCTTTGACCATATGGGTGTTGTATACATTTTCACCAAGCAGGATCGGAACTACTGCATTGAAATACATTACTTCACAACAAACGACTATAACAATCAAAGCTATGTTAAGGAAATCGACGACCGTGTAGAGGATATGATGGCCAACATGGAAAATACCAAATACAACTGGTTTATATCTACATTCAACAGAATACTGAACCACCAGAGTGTTGAGTTCAATATATGAGGTGTAAAAATGGATGCAGATGAAAAAAGGTTAGTACTTAAAGATTTCAATCACCGCCTCAACAACGATCTGCAGGCGCTTTTGGCATTCATCAAGCTTCAGAAAAGATTCGGAATCGATGCAGATGAAATTATAGGTTTTTCATATGTTTCAACAGCATCAGTATCTGCAATACAGAACCTGATGTATTACTCAAATCACGAAGAAAACTTCATCTCCACTGAAAATTTCTTCAATGAATTTATAAAAATCCTAAATGACTATTATGCAAGGTCAGGAATTGAATTTGTGAATGAATCAGGTGAGGATTTCACAATACATCCGAAAAAGGCATTTCATCTGATGCTTCTCATAAACCAGATGATTTGTCTTTCAGTGTCATCATCACTGGATGGGGCATCTGATAAACGCATCAGCTTTGATTTGAAAAAATCAGGCGATGAATGTCATTTCAAATATTCTGATAGCGGTTCAGGTATTGGGGCAGTTTTTGGTGAATCTGAAATTCACGCAATGCTTTTTGACCAGCTTGTAAAGCAGATTGACGGGACTCGGAATGCTACTGATGATGATTCAAATGTTTCAATCAGCTTTGAATATCATGAACAATGATGTTATTTGATGAATGATTAATGAGAATTTTTTTTCACTTTTTTTCTATTTTTTTTGTTTTCTTCAAATATTGAAGATTTTTCCCTAGTTTTTAATGTAATTTAAATATTACCTACTACAATAATATTAATTATATACAATTTATAACTTATTTGGAGATTTTTATATGACATTTAAGAGAATTTTTTTAATATCAGTTCTTCTCTTGTTCATGTTTTTGACTGCATCGTGCGTCGGTGCAGCTGAAGACAATGCCACTGTTGGTCTATCTGACATGACAGGCGGCGAAGCGATAATTGAAGAAAATGACACTGGCGGTGGAAATGATTTAATCGGCAGTGAAGAAATAACAAATGAAAATTGGGACGACTTTAAGGACAGCTATCTTGACCCGACAGATGCCTATGAAGGATTAAACAAGTTCAGGGCTGAAAAAGGAGTATGGTGGTGGAATTCTGATGATACTACCGTAACATATTTCAATACAAATCCTGACAATCAGCTTCTTCCATTGGTAAGGGATGCTGCTTTGGAGGAAACTGCAAAAATAAGGGCAAAGGAATGTGCTGAGCTCTTTGAACATGAACGTCCTGACGGAACAGACTGTTTTACTGCATATCCTGATTATGGAGGCGGGGAAAATATTGCACGTTACTGTACTGCTGCAGGCTCTATA
Proteins encoded in this region:
- a CDS encoding SseB family protein, which translates into the protein MDESELEKLKKESEVDNSRLEEIMTREITPEMQMEFFEVLKESRLFMPVTFSENIFKGIENAKEGDVIESNGSAGFDINYLTDNDGNRAVPLFTSSEKIEETGIRSSVYVLYMSDLAEMLKQTDRYTTVAINPLTDHDIFIPIEGFLSIFHEISEDEEKFMKSISELLEVLEKHSVELEENSTLILRNDENLMVENAEDGVFTARVPFYASSNPKYREDLKYTNILLMPKSKKILPLGPDRELDIVIAPGTQFKLEDQLDEFTSLWMCGDQPFYND
- a CDS encoding tetratricopeptide repeat protein; this translates as MMNPLNIPDDYLISDNEDKITYSFNLTIVTGEDKVKFCINDCETSFMNPDDRFIRRIQFENLNFCFLAQHIEHEIRIKNILDDAVSYLGHEKYSKAIALLDDVIYYDSDYAEAILYKSKAFYGQGHFVKSLRHYKKAVKADGSLKDIEYHKLLLKKSSQERDNFPKIKRNIYAGDEYFAKGEFKKALESYDKALVNPTKFKDKILSKLLNKKATALLKLEKREDALECFKRSFKINRNDYANFNIGILEYELNGCVPDEFKKPLKISKSQLIKKASVLNQAGEFSLALTCLDEYFENQFFVDEIYIKALKLRLSLLKALEMDTDDCERLIFSLNKYFNR
- a CDS encoding zinc ribbon domain-containing protein; translation: MVSCPNCEEKSRDTFKYCRKCGSALNGEVVGDFKTDMLNVFRHDDGYIYVFAVKGNQEVIKADTLEELEEKVRDKKYPWEFRDWKNSITHSKPETHPSPKFTTSFLKASSLKEPEIIPTSSTRQNVQKDDDESYVPDYEVSRVVETSTDFSNVKAKRNPNRDSTIAESEISTEFGIRGVFRHDGKWAFRTDETSYAIHDDTLKGLKLKVESKGYGWQITDSDLADAYFDEEKLKSRLNDERILKEREENEEFWQEKQKLVKEFSKKRQEEIEKKLTDKNMDNMLR
- a CDS encoding AMP-binding protein yields the protein MEYCDIKFLLNFDEYEFSSLDDVLKSSKSFLNWKFDENFNAYNSDEEIDYEITDVSGLENKAVENIKSSFFSSAFYNVIDIPLYKFLVLKNNKKLTLLANISSLIFDYTSINDFYQLFYKQNKSHKYNDLNSYYSSINDYLNSPDFDNDSHYWQKQITDSSSYLKFYKLNKSNYKSRIITIPEDSVISYTDSHECSVFDFYASIFSLYLSYVDRLEGCFIKTVNPRSKSGSDIFDKNIILKIHTDNEFSFDELLDEFNLSFNNALSHTKVNTDNYLDEDVYYSVYDFSNFNENIEVYNGDGSALTLNIYENSIKLVYNADLFSDIYIEHMVKNIESLINEVLNSHDKPLSEIDVLSDEEKTLLSDYCRGMTADVNDEDFFSVIFRKHALNNPEAMAVDDGDTQISYGELEKSTNSIAYDLKENYNICKGSRVALILPRNYHFPQLAISLNKIGAAFIPVDPIYPLKRIKHMLEIADADYIITTEEFKDLYDFKIDTICIEELNDDDDVDLKITCDAEDLFFIAFTSGTTGIPKGVMIKNSQYPGLCVSFKNTFNFSYGDVSGCYLSFSFIASCLVYVTFFMGGCCRIFNEKEQKDSLALVKTLKETHMNNIFLPPSVGIPIFENEDINLDYLVFAGAKLNELTKKDTHTQIINFYGTTEIVFGVTKVYNLNDIKPDRVPIGRPVSNTWVYILDKNNRQMPIGVPGEICVSSKYISPGYVNDPEMTKEVFVANPYSTCKDNEIMYRTGDIGFYNFDGEIEIIGREDDQLSVRGFRIEYGEILNVIDNFDEITDVYIDVEKDNLIAYYTSEDDFDIEKLKEELKNELPYYMLPSLFIKLDKIPLNLNGKIDKSALKTVLNHEDIEIADEILASVVDAFKEVLNADYVLIDDDFVSMGGNSLSAMKLQLLLKEKFAIHFSSNELIALSTPQEISDNIKFNLGVHTSYDEDKYSFDESCPLSESQLNVYLDENINSMGTAYNNPFKIAFKNRYSAGEIKNALIKLFEAFPVLKARVVNRDVLSLAFDANPEIRKGSIKDMDSFVKAFDTDKTLSRFLIVEDNESVILCADFHHLIFDGTSLNVLLDKFTSFLNGDEFNTDNGILRQTSFEESLDLIYMDNAQKFFDEMLADRDEVYELLPSKKTEKSESEFIDTFDIDVESLKEFMQNHSLTYNQFFASVFAYTLSRFAGSEKVLFNLVEDGRGHIDLSESVGMFVKTLPVLMDCRNQDTDSFFRYSSGLINSVMKYDLYPFRVLAKEYDLNSNIFFQYSHNLFSNVINNDYNYNISELDHDLVADLSFFIFNNDNRFTVRLLYSELYSESFVKHFVESFKLILHEITDVKELKDINYTSEDDIELLDLYNQTEHNLEYGDVLDAFNDNLAKNPNNKLISMEDRAYSYAESAYVANKIGEKLIEMGVNSDD